DNA from Papio anubis isolate 15944 chromosome 1, Panubis1.0, whole genome shotgun sequence:
CCTTCCCATCTGCTTAATTATTAACCCTTGGAAACTCAGCTTGAGAATTACTCCCCCCAGCCCTCTCCCAGGCACCAACTCTGCGTCGGCATAGCCCCCATTCCAGACTGGTCAGGATGTCCCAGCTGTGGCACAGATGGTTATTTGCCACAATGTTCTTTCTCCCCTTGTTCCTTGGCAGACCAAGTGGACACATGACCTCCTggaataaaaactacatttcccagctgaTACGGTTTCGATTTGTGTCCCCATTCAAACctcatgtcaaactgtaatccctgatgttgaaggtggggcctggtgggaagtgatcaTGGGAGCGGATCCTttgtgaatggtttagcaccatccccttggtgctgttctcatcaCAGAGTCCTCCCAAGATCTGTTTAAAAGTGTTTAGCACCACCCCCTCActctgtcttgctcctgctcccaccacgTGAGACACCTCACCCCAAACCaaccctttgccttctgccattattggaagtttcctgaggcctccccagaagcacaagccactgtgcttcctgtacagtctgcggaaccatgagccaataaacctcttttctttattacccagtctctgctatatctttacagcaatgcaagaatagactaatacatcaGCTTCCCTTTGTGTGGCCTGAAGACTTCCTTCTGATCAACAGGAAGTAAGCAGTCGTGTTGTGTAACAACCCACAGTAAGCCTTACCAGACGGCTTGTGTGTGCCCTTtgtcccttctcttctttctgctgTTTTAGAATATGAAAATGGTAGCCAGAGCTCAAATCTCTCTGTTCCTGGGTGGCATGCTAAGTAGCCACAACATGCAAGATGGACGTCTGGGTCCCTAAAGTGGCAGAGCTCCCATGCCCGGGGCTTACCTCTGGACTCCTGTGCCTAGCATCTCATTTAAATTACTGTTTTCCCCCATGAGGTGAAGCTGTTTCTTTCTCCCATTAGTACTACCACCCCAATTCCATCCTGAGAATAGGGTGCTCAAAaaacaatcccagcattttgggaagctgaggcaggcggatcacttgagcccagaagttcaagaccagtctgggcaacatagtgagaccctgtctctacaaatttttaattagctgggcatggtggtacatgccagTAGTTCAAGCTACTGGTGGGGAGGTGAGGTAAGAGGATTACTTTagcccagaggctgaggctacagtgagccgtgattatgccactgcactccagcctgggtaacagaacaagaccctgtctcaaaaaaagaacaacaacaacaaaaaaaaaacacggaCAGCAATTACATCATGAAGAGGCTTCTATGCCCTCCAACCACCTGCATTGCTGTTTCATCAATGTTCTAGGCTAAATATTACACAGGTTAGAATTTGGCATAAAGGAGACAGAGAAtcccagaaaaattttaaagctactCTTACCCCAAGGAAAAGGTTTTGAATACTATATTTGATAActttctcttaaatttttaatatcacaattgatatggtttgtatttctgtccttgcccaaatctcatgtcaatttgtaatccccagtgttggtggagcaggctggtgggaggtgactgggtcacgAGGGCGGATTTCTCCCCTTGCTATTCTTGTTGTTAAACCTGGTTGTTTAGAAGTATGTAGACCTCCCCAAGCTCTCTTCCTCAGGCTCTAGCTATGTAacacgtgcctgcttccccttcaaaGGCCTTCCACCAAgactggaagtttcctgaggcctccccagcttcccacatgcttcctgtgcagcctacAGAGCTggaagtcaattaaacctcttttctttataaattacccagtctcaggtagttcttcacagcaatgtgagaacagactaacaacAATCAACTCATGGCTCTAACACAAAAAAATATAGGTAAGTTCAAAATTAACATATTACCACATCCAACTTTTTTAttcttgagaaaacaaaaaagtccaagatcaaaggaAAGCACCCGTTTTTAGTTAAACCCTAATATCTTTCTCAGGGCTTACTGCAGTCTGGCCATATGTCAAGCAGGTCTGTCCAATGGCTTGGAACACAGACTTTTGCagtgaaactttaaaaacattacttGAATTAGgattacacacacaaaaaaaaaacctaaattctAAGTGAGCACAACTATCAATGAGACCCTGAAATTTCAGGAAATAAACATGGTTCAAAACTCAAACTGTtcatcaaaataattatacagGTCAGTCACCACTGCAGAACCATCACTGCTCAGAGGAATTGAGTCAGCAATGACGGATCTCATCATCTCTTCATTAGCACATAAGCGGTTCAACCTGGGATAAGCAAGGAGTCTCTGCAGAGGTACGAAAAATTTATCTCCAACACAGAAGGGTTTGGGAGAGTTCTCGATCTTGGCCTTCTCAACCTCTGTGAAGACTGGTCCAAAGCATGGGACAGGGGCCTTTGAACCGCCAATGTCTTTGGGCTCATCACCCCGTTCCCCATCCTGTTCCTTCCGCCTTGGCAGGTGGCTCACTCTTAAGCTTTCCACTTGTTGGGATACCTCATTAACCAACACAAGTTTAAAGAATCTTTCCTGCTGTAAGCTTGGGTATGAGGTGGTAAAAACctgaagggaaaaaacaaaacacttataTGGAAAATACGTGGAAAAATTTTCAAAGCCATCAATAACTTTTTTGCCATGTAAGAATAAATGTACATATTGAAAATATGTCAGATCCTACTAATCGTAAATGCCTCAATTATAATGGGAATCAAATTACTGACACACAGACATTAACTATCTGATTTGCTTTCTAATGCTAATGCCCAATGTCTCCCAGCCAGGTTTCTACCAAGTCACACGAACCCAGTATTTCTACTTGATATTACAGGGGAAAGGGCAAAAAAACGAAAAATGGTTCAGTTAAAAGGGAATATGTGGgtaaatgcagtggctcacacctgtaatctcagcattttaggaaggtggggcaggaggactgcttgaggatggaagatcaagaccagcctgggcaacatagtgagaccctgtctctacaaaagaaaaaaaaaatgctgagcatggtggtgcacgcctgtagtcctagctacttgggaggctcaagtgggaggatcacttgtgcccaggaattcaaggttacagtgagccatgattgtgccagtgcactccagcctggatgacagaacaagacccctaattaaataaatttttaaagagggGGAGGatgtgtttcttcttcttctctttaaaCAAAAAGGGTCTGAGAAGTTTGTAGGCTCAAAGAGTAATGTCCTAAGCCAAGCTGGGGAGAAACTGCTGCTGGCTTTCCTTTTTACTACTGATAATCCTAACAGATTACAAAAAGAGGTTGCTGAAGTATTGCTTTGAAATATTCtgggtgtttttttgtagagatggagatctcactatgttgtccaggctgcactcgaactcctgggttcaagcaatctttctgccttggcctcccaaagtgctaggatcactggtgtgagccactgtacccagccacttTGAAGTATTCTAAGACAACCCCAGCAATCATTCCCTTTAACATGCCTTGAAACACACCAAAGGGCCAGGCAGTCTCAAAGGATACCATAGGCTAACTCGGACAGAAGTCATGGGCCTGAAGAATTCTCCTAGGGTGAACCACAAAGCAAGGTCATTTATACTCATCTCTACTTTGGGGATTCTTACTCCCCAAAAAAGTTCACCATCCTAATGTATCGCTAGCCCTGACAGATATCTCACAAAGAATACTCACAGCTTTATAAACATGCTGATCATGCTGCTCTGAAACACATGCTTCTGTTgcctttcctctgtttttctggAAGATTCCTATCTGGGTACAGTATCCAACATTTTCAGCTCCAGCTGGTGGTTCCCCAACACCAGTAAACTCCACAGAGTAATCATAGCGATTTGCCACATATAAAGCCCTGAAACCAAAACGAGGACAGcaatcatttttctaaatgtagAGCTACTGTTAAATAAGGAACCATTTCTGGTCAGCAGTACAACAGaacatgaaaaatacaattaacatAAATACTTCTAAGTTACAAATTCCTAATTTATTTCTATGAGAAATCAAGGCAAGGATATAGTGTCAGTTTCCAATTTACCCTAAGAATATGGAAGAGGAAAGGAACATCATGGGCAGGCTATAGGGGTGGACAAGGAGACCATAAGGGCTCAACCCAACTATCCATTTGGGTTTGCAACAACACCAGAAAACATGACTAAGCCTCAGGAGATACCCCAGGGAGCGGCATGAGGCTCATTCTCACTGCCCCAAACCTTCCCTCTGTTTTGTTCCTCATCTCCATGCCAGTACTACAGATGCCTTCACATAAAAGATGCCCAGTGACTACACCTCCTCCCTTTCCACACTTGCGCAAATGCAATGGTTCCTTTGTGATCTTATTACCTACTAAGTCACACATTGGAATCAATTTTATTGGAAGAAAGCACAAAACAATTTAGGTAATGTAtgtatatcaatatttatttcctaAGATTTTAAACTCCAACAGgatcccaaataaacaaaaacccttCTGAACTTACCAGGTCTGAAACTCCATTCTGGTCCACTCAAATTTATGATCCGAATCTCTTAAAGTCACTGATGGAAACAGGGGATTGAATTCAGAGTTTGGTGTGCTGATGACAATCATGGATGGAGACAGGTACCCAAATACCACTTCAGGAAATCTGGCCAGATCACCTGAATCCAAATGTTCTATTCTAAAACGGTCAATAAGaaagacataataaaatttaGCTTCACCTGCACATATTTTTCTAATTGATTTATCAAAAACAATTTCCATCTGTATATCGATTTCTCCCTTCTTTGAATATGTAATAATGCTTACATGACCTAAGAACAATTCTTCAGGCcagcacaggggctcatgcctgtaatcccaacactttggaaggccaaggtggacagatcacgcgAGGtcaagagttaaagaccagcctggccaacatgatgaaaccctgtctctactaaaaatacaaaattttgctgggtgtggtagcgcacgccagtgatcccagctactcgggaggctgaggcaggagaatcgcttgaacccaggaggcagaggttgcagcaagccgagattgcaccattgctctccagcctgggcgacaagcaaaACTCagtcaagagagaaagagagaaacagagaaagagtgtgaggacacagagagcgtgtgaggagagagagagagagagtgaggagagagaaagagaaagagagagagagactgagactcttgtcgcccaggctggagtgcaatagcatgatttcagctcactgcaacctccacctcctgggttcaagcaattctcctgcctcagcctcccgagtacctgagattacaggcacccaccaccacccctagctaatttttgtatatttagtagagatggggttttatcatgttggccaggctagtcttcaactcctgacctcaggtgatctgcctacctcagcctcccaaagttctgggattagaggcatgagccaccacgcccagcacagagggaaatttgtaaaagcaaaacatacacacactcttAAACCTACGACCTACCCAGTAATCCCACTCAAAAGTGAAGTGAAGTTTATCTCTGCACAAAAcctgtatgtgaatgtttataattgttctattcaTAATCACTCCAAcgggaaacaatccaaatatctttAAATGGGTAAAGAATGAAAGGTGGAGcttccatacaatggaatactactcagaaatTATGAGGGACCAACTACTGACACACAGAAGAACTTAGATAACTCTCAAAGCCATCACAAAGTGAATGAAGATTGTCTCAAAGGTTACAAactgtggccaggcgtggtggctcacgcctgtaatcccagcactttgggaggccgaggtgggtggatcatgaggtcaggagttcaagaccagcctggccgacatagtgaaaccccatctgtactcaaaatacaaaagttagccaggcgcggtggcacgctcctgtaatcccagctactcgggaggctgaggctggagaatggcttgaacctgggaggcagaggctgtggtgagccgaggttgcgccactgcactccatgcactccagcctgggcgacagagcaagactgcatctcaaaaaaaaaaaaaaagattaccaaCTATATGATTCTATTGTCATATATTCTCAAAAGGACAAAACTATAGTGatggaaaataaaggaagatgATGGCAAAGGAGTAGTACAAAATAGGTGTTTGGGGTGATGGGCTGTTCTGTACCCTGACCATAGTGATGGCTACATTAAACTATGTGTGTTCAAATTCACACAACTATACCACCTAAAAATCATCAattttacatgttatttttttaagtcattaaaaataaagacaaaaaacaaagtgGGGGTAAATATCTGCTATGTGTATCATATTAACTGGGCTAATTTCCCTAACATAAAAAGAAAGCATATGaattagtaagaaaaatattaacaatccaataagaaaaattcattaaaaaaacacatagtTCAGAGAAGTGCTCTGAACTCTGGAACAGGTGAAAATGTGATACAGGAAAAATATAAGTTGAAAGTACACTGAGATTACTTTCCCCCTAGCAGGCTGTCAAAGATCAAGTAGGAAACGACAACACTGGAAAAGTCATATGGTGAAGGGGTAGGAAAATAAACCCTCCTACATGAGCAATAGGCATGTGAATCAGTACAACTCCTAAGGAAGGCAGTTTGGCAAGGACTTCTGTGGTGGATGCTGCTAGCTGTCCACCAAATTCTACTCTATTCTTCCTCCATAGGAAGAGTTGTCACAGGCATATGGCTGCCTGTTTACA
Protein-coding regions in this window:
- the HENMT1 gene encoding small RNA 2'-O-methyltransferase — its product is MEENNLQCSSVVDGNFEEVPRETAIQFKPPLYRQRYQFVKNLVDQHEPKKVADLGCGDTSLLRLLKVNPCIELLVGVDINEDKLRWRGDSLAPFMGDFLKPRDLNLTIILYHGSVVERDSRLLGFDLITCIELIEHLDSGDLARFPEVVFGYLSPSMIVISTPNSEFNPLFPSVTLRDSDHKFEWTRMEFQTWALYVANRYDYSVEFTGVGEPPAGAENVGYCTQIGIFQKNRGKATEACVSEQHDQHVYKAVFTTSYPSLQQERFFKLVLVNEVSQQVESLRVSHLPRRKEQDGERGDEPKDIGGSKAPVPCFGPVFTEVEKAKIENSPKPFCVGDKFFVPLQRLLAYPRLNRLCANEEMMRSVIADSIPLSSDGSAVVTDLYNYFDEQFEF